A stretch of Streptococcus chenjunshii DNA encodes these proteins:
- a CDS encoding PFL family protein: MNIKQVTETIEMIEEQNFDIRTITMGISLLDCIDPDIECAADKIYEKIVTKAADLVAVGDEIAAELGIPIVNKRVSVTPIALIGAATSATDYVPLAKALDKAAHEIGVDFIGGFSALVQKGYQKGDEILIRSIAPALAETSKVCASVNIASTKSGINMTAAADMGRVIKETAHLSDLGAARLVVFANAVEDNPFMAGAFHGVGEADVVINVGVSGPGVVKRALEKVRGESFDVLAETVKKTAFKITRIGQLVGQMASERLGVKFGIVDLSLAPTPAVGDSVARVLEEMGLEAVGTHGTTAALALLNDQVKKGGVMACNQVGGLSGAFIPVSEDEGMIAAVKNGSLNLEKLEAMTAICSVGLDMIAIPGDTPHETIAAMIADEAAIGVINQKTTAVRIIPKGKEGDLLEFGGLLGSAPVMGVNQSSAADFIGRGGQIPAPIHSFKN, encoded by the coding sequence ATGAATATTAAGCAGGTTACTGAAACCATTGAGATGATTGAAGAGCAGAATTTTGATATTCGGACAATTACAATGGGAATTTCCTTGCTGGACTGTATTGATCCGGATATAGAATGTGCGGCCGATAAAATTTATGAAAAAATTGTTACAAAAGCTGCGGATCTCGTGGCCGTCGGCGACGAAATTGCTGCTGAATTAGGTATTCCTATTGTAAATAAACGGGTATCTGTAACTCCCATCGCTTTAATCGGTGCAGCAACTTCTGCGACAGATTATGTCCCGCTGGCTAAAGCTCTTGATAAAGCAGCACATGAGATTGGGGTAGATTTTATCGGCGGTTTCTCCGCTTTGGTACAAAAGGGCTACCAAAAAGGCGATGAGATTTTAATTCGTTCGATTGCCCCTGCTCTTGCAGAAACCAGTAAAGTATGTGCTTCCGTCAATATAGCTTCAACCAAATCAGGCATCAATATGACCGCTGCAGCTGATATGGGCCGTGTGATTAAAGAGACCGCCCATTTATCGGATTTAGGAGCAGCCAGACTGGTTGTTTTTGCTAATGCAGTTGAGGATAACCCTTTCATGGCGGGTGCTTTTCACGGTGTAGGCGAAGCAGATGTTGTTATCAATGTCGGAGTCTCGGGCCCCGGAGTGGTTAAACGTGCCTTAGAAAAAGTACGGGGGGAGAGTTTTGATGTCTTAGCTGAAACGGTGAAAAAAACAGCATTTAAAATTACGCGTATCGGTCAGCTTGTCGGTCAAATGGCTTCAGAACGCCTTGGGGTGAAATTCGGTATTGTTGACTTATCACTGGCACCGACTCCTGCCGTTGGGGATTCGGTTGCGCGTGTTTTAGAAGAAATGGGGCTGGAAGCGGTCGGAACTCATGGGACAACAGCGGCGCTGGCTCTGCTGAATGATCAGGTGAAAAAAGGCGGTGTTATGGCCTGCAATCAGGTTGGCGGTCTGTCAGGAGCTTTTATCCCGGTTTCCGAAGATGAAGGCATGATTGCAGCGGTAAAAAACGGTTCTCTGAATTTAGAGAAATTAGAGGCTATGACAGCTATTTGCTCTGTTGGCTTAGATATGATTGCTATTCCGGGAGATACTCCGCATGAGACCATTGCTGCTATGATAGCAGATGAAGCTGCCATCGGGGTAATCAATCAAAAAACGACAGCTGTACGTATCATTCCTAAAGGAAAAGAAGGGGATTTGTTAGAATTTGGCGGTCTTTTAGGATCAGCCCCGGTTATGGGAGTAAATCAGTCTTCTGCTGCCGATTTTATTGGGCGCGGCGGCCAAATCCCAGCCCCTATTCATAGCTTTAAAAATTAA
- a CDS encoding ACT domain-containing protein, protein MKAIITVIGKDKTGIVAGVSAKIAELGLNIDDITQTVLDDYFTMMMLVSASEKKDFTWLRSELEALGHDLNVKINIQSSAIFDAMHNL, encoded by the coding sequence ATGAAGGCGATTATTACAGTGATCGGAAAAGATAAAACAGGCATTGTAGCAGGAGTATCAGCAAAAATTGCAGAACTGGGTCTAAATATTGACGATATTACGCAAACGGTTCTGGATGACTATTTTACAATGATGATGCTCGTTTCAGCATCGGAGAAAAAAGATTTTACTTGGCTGCGCTCTGAATTGGAAGCACTCGGACATGATTTGAACGTGAAAATCAATATCCAAAGTTCTGCTATCTTTGATGCAATGCATAATTTATAA
- a CDS encoding glycoside hydrolase family 73 protein: protein MRRRLSFAYFLAFVFIFVLVFWLPLSSRTGIPSSTEKQSVAYTKEEFIREIAPTVQKAAASYGLRPSVILGQAVLASDYGRNLLAVKYHNLFGIAAQPGDDFIDLKTELYEDNVWQTRSKRFKIYRSWDEAIYDYLDLLKSGDLWGERVYVQMATLKGYKGPAQSLQGAGFSTDPDYALKLTQLIEENDLTQYD, encoded by the coding sequence TTGAGAAGACGGCTTTCTTTTGCATATTTTCTGGCTTTTGTTTTCATTTTTGTTTTGGTTTTTTGGCTGCCTTTGTCTTCCCGGACAGGGATCCCCAGCAGTACGGAAAAACAGTCTGTTGCCTATACAAAAGAAGAGTTTATTAGAGAAATAGCCCCCACTGTCCAGAAAGCGGCGGCCTCTTACGGGCTGAGGCCTTCTGTGATTCTCGGACAAGCCGTCTTAGCTTCAGATTATGGGAGAAATCTGCTGGCGGTCAAGTACCATAATTTATTTGGCATCGCAGCCCAGCCCGGTGATGATTTTATTGACTTGAAGACTGAGCTTTATGAAGATAATGTCTGGCAGACACGCAGTAAGCGTTTTAAAATTTACCGTTCTTGGGATGAAGCTATTTATGATTATCTTGATTTACTGAAATCGGGTGATCTATGGGGCGAACGAGTCTATGTGCAGATGGCAACACTAAAAGGCTATAAAGGCCCAGCACAGTCTTTGCAGGGAGCGGGTTTTAGTACAGATCCTGATTATGCCTTGAAATTGACTCAGCTTATTGAAGAAAATGATTTAACACAATATGATTAG
- a CDS encoding XRE family transcriptional regulator: MFSAKKLKERRQQLKLTQAFLARELNISRPSYCNWENGKTKPNQKNLKKLAELLQVTPNYFLSEHDIVTVYTQLNQNNKDKVMDFSQDLLTRQGKIAEPEFGPKRYPYKVFEKLSAGTGFAYFGDGNFDTVFYDEEIDHDFASWVFGDSMEPTFLNGEVALIKQTGFDYDGAIYAVEWDGQTYIKKVYREEDGLRLVSINKRYADKFAPYDENPRIIGLIVGNFMPLES, encoded by the coding sequence ATGTTTTCAGCCAAAAAATTAAAAGAAAGACGGCAGCAGTTAAAGCTGACACAGGCCTTCTTAGCAAGAGAGCTAAATATTTCCAGACCGTCCTACTGCAATTGGGAAAACGGCAAAACCAAACCTAATCAAAAAAATCTAAAAAAATTAGCAGAATTGCTGCAAGTCACACCAAATTATTTTTTATCTGAACATGACATTGTAACAGTTTATACACAATTAAACCAAAATAACAAGGACAAGGTAATGGACTTTTCACAGGATTTACTCACAAGACAAGGCAAAATAGCCGAACCCGAGTTTGGCCCTAAACGCTATCCCTACAAAGTATTTGAGAAATTATCAGCCGGAACGGGGTTTGCGTATTTCGGGGACGGTAATTTTGATACCGTTTTTTACGATGAAGAGATTGATCACGATTTTGCTTCATGGGTTTTCGGTGATTCTATGGAACCAACCTTTTTAAATGGTGAGGTTGCTCTTATAAAGCAAACCGGCTTTGATTATGACGGTGCGATTTATGCGGTCGAATGGGATGGACAGACTTACATCAAAAAAGTGTACCGCGAAGAAGACGGGCTGCGTTTGGTCTCTATTAATAAACGCTATGCAGACAAATTCGCCCCTTACGATGAAAATCCGCGAATTATCGGCTTAATCGTAGGTAATTTTATGCCGCTTGAAAGTTAG
- the hrcA gene encoding heat-inducible transcriptional repressor HrcA yields MITPRQNDILNLIIEMFTQTHEPIGSKKLQAVIDSSSATIRNDMAKLEKLGLLEKAHTSSGRMPSPAGFKYFVEHSLSFDSVDEQDVYQVIKAFDFEAFRLDDLLQRASQVLSEMTGYTAVVLDVEPAQQKLTTFEIVQLSNHDALAILTLDESKPTTVQFAIPKNFLTRDLLILKEIVDERLLNRSVMDIHYKLRTEIPQIVQKYFAVTDNVLDLFDYIFAELFKESVFVTGKVNSLEYADLKTYQFLDDSQRVALALRSSIQEDEMASVQVADSKESALADVTLLTHKYLIPYRGFGLLALIGPIDMDYRRSVSLVNVIGRVLVMKLGDYYRYLNSNHYEVN; encoded by the coding sequence GTGATTACTCCGCGTCAAAATGATATTTTAAACCTCATTATTGAAATGTTTACTCAGACGCACGAACCTATTGGCTCCAAAAAACTGCAGGCCGTTATTGATTCGAGCAGTGCTACAATCAGGAATGATATGGCTAAGCTTGAAAAATTAGGTTTGCTTGAAAAAGCTCATACATCAAGCGGCCGCATGCCAAGCCCTGCCGGCTTCAAATATTTTGTTGAGCATTCACTCAGTTTTGACAGTGTTGACGAGCAGGATGTCTATCAAGTTATTAAAGCTTTTGATTTTGAAGCATTTAGGCTTGATGATCTTTTGCAGCGGGCCAGTCAGGTTTTATCAGAGATGACAGGCTATACAGCTGTTGTCCTTGATGTTGAACCTGCTCAGCAGAAGCTGACAACTTTTGAGATTGTTCAGTTGAGCAATCATGATGCTCTTGCTATCTTAACACTTGATGAGTCAAAACCAACGACTGTGCAGTTCGCTATTCCGAAAAATTTTCTGACACGGGATTTGCTGATCTTGAAGGAAATTGTTGATGAGCGTTTGCTTAACCGCTCTGTAATGGATATTCATTACAAACTGAGGACGGAAATTCCGCAGATTGTGCAAAAATACTTTGCAGTGACCGATAATGTTTTGGATCTGTTCGATTATATTTTTGCGGAATTATTCAAGGAATCGGTGTTTGTGACAGGTAAAGTCAACTCTTTAGAATATGCTGATTTAAAGACCTATCAGTTTTTAGATGATTCTCAGCGTGTTGCTCTTGCGCTGCGCAGCAGCATACAGGAAGATGAGATGGCCAGTGTCCAAGTTGCTGACAGCAAAGAATCTGCTCTGGCCGATGTCACGCTCTTAACTCATAAATATCTGATTCCTTACCGAGGATTTGGTCTATTGGCTTTAATCGGCCCGATTGATATGGACTATCGCAGGAGTGTCAGTCTGGTTAATGTGATTGGCCGTGTCTTGGTTATGAAACTGGGGGATTATTACCGCTATCTGAACAGCAATCATTACGAAGTGAATTAA
- a CDS encoding GlsB/YeaQ/YmgE family stress response membrane protein, with translation MIWSLLIGAFIGMLAGAITNKGSSMGCLASIAAGLLGSFVGQSLFGAWGPSLAGMYLVPSILGAVIVIAVASFFTGER, from the coding sequence ATGATTTGGTCTTTACTTATCGGTGCGTTTATCGGAATGCTTGCAGGAGCTATCACTAATAAAGGCAGTTCTATGGGCTGTTTGGCTAGTATTGCTGCTGGTTTGTTGGGTTCTTTTGTCGGGCAGAGTTTGTTCGGCGCTTGGGGGCCGTCTTTAGCCGGTATGTATCTCGTACCTTCGATTTTAGGGGCTGTTATTGTTATTGCGGTTGCTTCTTTCTTTACTGGTGAGAGATAG
- a CDS encoding histidine phosphatase family protein produces the protein MKKVTLYIARHGKTMFNTIGRAQGWSDTPLTAQGEQGIRELGLGLKEAGLVFDAAFSSDSGRTMQTMEIILKECRQEGIPYSRDKRIREWCFGSLDGGYDGELFYGVLPRTKAFENGRDMKDVPYPELAESLVEVDTANWAEPWPVLRKRIYDGFEAIAKTIEGQGGGNAIVVSHGMTINTFVWLVDAKQPRRSLDNGCVTVASYENGRFTLETVGDMSYRQAGRKILENE, from the coding sequence ATGAAGAAAGTGACACTCTATATTGCACGCCATGGGAAAACAATGTTTAATACAATCGGGCGGGCTCAGGGCTGGAGCGATACACCCCTGACTGCACAGGGAGAGCAGGGAATTCGTGAACTTGGCTTAGGTCTGAAAGAAGCCGGACTTGTATTTGACGCTGCCTTCTCAAGCGATTCCGGACGAACCATGCAGACGATGGAAATTATACTAAAAGAATGCCGGCAGGAAGGAATCCCATACAGCCGTGATAAACGGATACGGGAGTGGTGCTTTGGCAGTTTGGACGGCGGTTACGACGGAGAGCTTTTTTACGGTGTGCTGCCAAGAACGAAGGCTTTTGAGAATGGCCGTGATATGAAGGATGTTCCTTATCCGGAGCTGGCAGAAAGTCTTGTTGAGGTTGATACAGCTAATTGGGCAGAACCTTGGCCTGTTTTACGCAAGCGGATTTACGATGGATTTGAAGCGATTGCCAAGACAATCGAGGGTCAGGGCGGCGGCAATGCCATTGTGGTGAGCCACGGAATGACCATTAATACGTTTGTATGGCTGGTAGATGCTAAGCAGCCGCGGCGTTCTCTGGATAATGGCTGTGTAACAGTTGCCAGCTATGAAAACGGTCGCTTTACACTTGAAACAGTCGGTGATATGTCTTATCGGCAAGCAGGAAGAAAGATTTTAGAAAACGAATGA